Proteins from a single region of Artemia franciscana chromosome 20, ASM3288406v1, whole genome shotgun sequence:
- the LOC136039965 gene encoding dynactin subunit 5-like has product MELQDILYPAGEYIQTHTGNKVCRQSVLCGSQNIVLNGKNIVEAESIIRGDLANIRTGHYCIIKRRVVLRPPFKKFAKGVAFFPLHIGEHTFIGDGSVINAASVGSYVHVGKNCVIGRRSVLKDCCLIADDSVLPPETVVPAFCIYAGSPARCVGTLPEATQDIMMEYTKSYYQRFIPDKETPVSSLRSPRPAS; this is encoded by the exons cacactGGAAACAAAGTCTGCCGACAATCTGTACTCTGTGGCTCTCAGAACATTGTACTCAACGGCAAGAATATTGTTGAAGCTGAAAGTATAATCAGAGGAGACCTGGCCAATATCAGGACTGGGCATTACTGTATAATTAAAAGAAGGGTTGTACTGAGACCACCTTTTAAGAAATTTGCGAAAGG GGTCGCTTTTTTTCCTTTGCATATTGGAGAGCATACTTTCATTGGGGATGGATCAGTCATCAATGCTGCTTCAGTTGGCTCGTACGTACATGTTGGAAAAAACTGTGTTATT ggTCGTCGAAGTGTCCTAAAAGATTGCTGCTTAATTGCAGATGATTCCGTGCTTCCTCCTGAAACCGTAGTTCCTGCCTTTTGCATCTATGCTGGCTCTCCAGCCCGCTGTGTTGGCACTTTACCAGAAGCAACTCAGGATATCATGATGGAATATACCAAATCTTATTACCAACGTTTTATCCCGGATAAAGAAACGCCTGTATCTTCTCTTCGCAGTCCCCGCCCAGCTTCATGA